CCGTCCATCGGCAACAGCGCCCGCGCCTACCAGGAGCGGGTGCGCGGCGGCGACATGGGCGCGCTGCCCGCCGTGCTCGGCCTGGTCGTCCTCTGCACCGTCTTCGCGCTGCTGCGGCCGGCCTTCCTCACCCCCGTCAACTTCGCCAACCTCTTCACCCAGGGCGGCCAGATCACCGTCATCGCCATGGGCCTGGTGTTCGTCCTGCTGCTGGGCGAGATCGACCTGTCGGCGGGCTTCGCCAGCGGCGTGTGCGCGGCCGTGCTCGCCGTGACGCTGACCACCATGGGCATGCCCTGGTACGTCAGCGTGCTGGCGGCCGTCCTCACCGGTGTCCTGATCGGCCTCGTGCTGGGTGTGCTGGTGGCCAAACTCGGGATACCGTCCTTCATCGTCACGCTCGCCGGCTTCCTGGCCTTCCAGGGCGTGCTCCTCGTGCTCCTGGAGGAGGGCACCAACATCTCCATCCGCGACGAGACCATCCTGGCCGTCGCCAACAGGAATCTCCCGCCGCTGCTCGGCTGGGCCCTGTTCCTGGTCGGGGTCGGCGGCTACGCGCTCGTCCAGGTCGTCAGGTCGCTGAAGCGGTCCAGGCGCGGCCTGGTCGCCGACCCCGCCTCGCTGATCGCGGCGCGCGTCGGCACGCTCGCGGTGATCGCGGGCGTCGCGGTCTACGTGCTCAACCTGGAGCGCAGCCGCAACCCCGCCCTGGTGTCGCTGACGGGCGTGCCCATCGTGGTCCCGATCGTGCTCGCGCTGCTGGTCGTGTGGACGTTCGTGCTGCGCCGCACCGCCTTCGGCAGGCACATCTACGCGGTGGGCGGAAACGCGGAGGCCGCGCGCAGGGCCGGCATCAACGTGGACCGCATCAAGATCAGCGCGTTCGTGATCTGCTCGGGCATCGCCGCGGTCGGCGGCATCATCGCCGCCTCCCGAGGCGCCTCCGTCGACCCGAACACCGGGGGCAGCCAGGTCCTCCTCTACGCCGTGGGCGCCGCGGTGATCGGCGGCACCAGCCTGTTCGGCGGCAAGGGCCGCGTGCTGGACGCCGTTCTCGGCGGCGCCGTGATCGCGGTCATCGACAACGGCATGGGCCTCATGGGCTACGGCTCGAGCGTGAAGTTCATCGTCACCGGCACCGTGCTCCTGCTCGCGGCGGGAGTGGACGCGCTCGCCCGTCGTAGGGCGGCCGCCGCTGGTCTAGGGTGATCAGCGACTTCGGCACGGCAAAGGATCCACTGACGATGCGAGCGGGCCCGTCCCAGGAGGAGATCAGGCGCCACAACCTCGGCGCGCTGCTTCGCCATGTCCACCTGGGCGGACCCACCTCCAGGGCCGAGCTGACCTCCAGGATGGGCCTGAACCGCAGCACGATCATGGCGCTCACCTCCGACCTGACGGCCGCCGGCCTGGTGCGGGAGGAACTGCCCCGCGAGACGGGCCGCGCCGGGCGGCCCTCGCTCGTCGTGCGGCCCGAGTCGTCGCGCGTCTACGTCTTCGCCTTCGACGTCGGCCCCGACCGGCTCGCCGTGGCCCGCGTGGGGCTGGGCGGGGTGATCCTCGACCGGCGTGAGACCGTACGGCGGCGCGACGCCTTCGACCTGGAGGAGGTCGTCGGCACGCTGGCCGGCTTCGCCAGGCAGATGCACCGCAAGACCCGGTCCGACACCGTCTGCGTGGGGGCGGCGGCCGCCGTCTCGGGCGGGGTGGGCAGGAGCGACGGGGTCATCAGGTACGGACCCAACCTCCTGGGCGTGGAGGCCCCCTTCGGCGCGGCGCTGGCCGGGAAGCTGGCCCTCGGACTGCCGGTCAGCGTCGGCAACGACGCCAACCTCGGCGCGCTGGCCGAGCACACCAGAGGCGTCGGCGCCGGCGTGCGGGACCTGATCTACCTGCACGGCGACGTCGGAGTGGGCGGCGGCGTGATCGCCGGCGGACACCTGCTCGGCGGGCACGACGGGTTCGGCGGCGAGGTGGGCCACATGGTGGTCCACCCGGGCGGACGGCTGTGCGGCTGCGGCTCGCACGGCTGCCTGGAGGCGGAGGTGGGGGAGCGGGCGCTGCTGGAGGCGGCGGGCCGCACCACCGAGGGGCCTCTCGGGCGCGACGCGGTCAGGGCCGTGGTCGAGGCCGCCGACAGGGGCGACATCGTGGCGCAGGCCGCGCTGAGCCGCGTGGGCGACTGGCTCGGCCTGGGCGTGGCCAACCTCGTCAACATCTTCAACCCGGAGATGGTGATCTTCGGGGGGATGCTGCGCGAGGTCTATCTCGGCTCGGCCGCCCAGGTGCGCAGCCGCCTCGCGATCGACGCGCTGCCCGCCCACAGGGAGAGGCTGCGGCTGCGCACCTCCGAGCTCGCCGACGACGCCACGCTCGTGGGCGCCGCCGAGCTCGCGTTCGCGCAGGTGCTGGCCGATCCGCTCGAGGCGCTGACCAGGGCGGGCGGCTAGGAGACCTTCGCGGCGGGGGCCGTCCAGGTGTTGCACGCGGCGGGGTCGGCGCCGCGGAAACCCCTCTCGAGCCAGGCGGCGATGTTGCGGCCCTTGCCGTGGTCGCGTACCTTGCCCACCTCGTCGCCGCTCTCCCTGTCGAGGACCAGCAACTCCTGCCAGTCGGCCTCCGTCCGGTCGAGGGAGTGCCAGACGCTGCCGATGAAGACGCCCGCCAGGCACTCGGCCTGGAGCTCGAAGCGCCGGGTCTGCTCCAGCTCCTCCTTCCTGCCGCTGTAGGGCTCGTACTCGAAGGCCCGGGTGATGCCCATCAGGTTCTGGACGTGGTGACCGTACTCGTGGGCGACCGTGTCGAACAGGAACAGGTCGTAGGGGTACTCCAGCACCTTCTCGTCCAGCACGATGGTGAAGCGCCGCTCGGCCGTGCAGTAGACGCCCACCGCGTCGCCCACCTTCTCGTCGCAGAAGGTCGCCGACGACCTGGTGGTGAAGCTGATGCCGGGCTTGCTGAAGTTCACGCCCATCATGGCGAAGCGCTCGCTCCACGACCTGTTCAGGCACTCGTAGACGGCCAGCACGTACCGCTTGGCCAAAGCGCGGTCGCCCGCGGCGATCGGCTTCTCGGGACAGGCGGAGGACTTCAGCGGGCCCCCGCTGTACAGCTTGCTCTTGGTCAGCCGCAGACCCTTGATCGGATAGGCGTCCTGGGCGGCGGAGGCGGGGACGCTGACGCCGCCGACGAGCAGGAGGGCCAGCGCCGCCGTGGCGACGGCGCCGAGAAGGGGGAATCTCATGGTGCGCAGTCTCCAGACGTGCGCTTGAAAAACGATTGATGTCCGCGATCAACCCTGATCACGGACATCAATCGAGAAAGCATGACATGCGTCAGGAGACGCGGGCCTTGGGAGCGCTGAAGGTGTTGCAGGCGTTCGGCGACTCGGCGTCGAAGCCCTTCTTCAGCCAGTGGGCGATGTTGGCGGGCTTGCCGTGCACGCCGTCGTCGAAGCCGGCCTGGGCGACCTTGAGGATGTACTTGAAGTCGAAGTCGCGGCGGCCGAGCGAGCGCCACACGCTGCCGATGAAGGCGCCGGAGAAGCACTCGGCCTGCAGCTCGATCCTGCGGGCCTCGTCGTAGATGCGCGCCTTGCTCTTGCCCTTGGTGCGCTCGACGACGTCGAGCATGCCGGTCAGCTCCTGGATGTGGTGACCGTACTCGTGGGCCACGACCTCCATCAGGAACAGCTCGGTCGGCTCGGACAGGATGACCGGGTCGAGCAGGACGGTCATCTTCCGCTCCGGCGGGCAGTAGAGCGCCTGCGCGCCGGCGGGGAAGGTGCCGCACTTGCCGACCGACTGGCCGGGCTTGCTGACGACGCCGAACTTCGGCTTGCTCCAGGGGATGTTCGCCTTGGCCAGCTGCCTGCTCCACGACTCGTTGAGGCAGTCGAGCACGAACTCCAGGTACACCCTGGCGCCGTCCAGGTCGTCGCGCTGGATCGGCTGCTCCTCACACTCCTTGAGCTCCATCACGCCGGTCTTGTAGACCTTGTTCGCGGTCAGGACCGGCGGGAATCCGGAGGTGCCGGCGGCAGCCGTACCGGCGAACAGAAGGCTCGCGAGGGCGCCGGAAAGCACGGCGAATAGGGGGGAACGCATAGTCACAGGACTTTAGACCACCAAGCGGTCACGCCGGAAGGCGTGACCGCTTGCGAGGAGGTTGCTAGGAGACGTACTTGGCGGAGACGTTCCAGGTGTTGCACGCGGCGGCGGCGCCGTAGTCCCAGCCGCGCTGCATCCACCTGGCCTGGTTACGGCTGGAGCCGTGGTCGTTCTGCGGCCAGATGGAGGCGCCCTTCTCGCCGAACCAGTCGATGATCTGCTGGTAGTAGGCCTCGTCGACCGGCAGCGTGTCCTTGACCGACTTCATGAAGACCGCCGACAGGCACTCGGCCTGCAGCTCCAGGCGGCGCGAGTAGGCGAGCTTGCCCGCCCTGCTGGCGCGCCAGCTCACCTGGCCGTACCACGGCATGATGCCGGCCACCTGCTGCACGTGGTGGGCGTACTCGTGCGCCATCAGGCGGCCGATCCCGACCGGCGACGGGTTGCGCAGCTCCGTCTTGGTGATCAACATGTACATGGTCCTGTCGGAGGAGCAGTAGACGCCGGAGGCGCCGGTCAGCCACCTGCCGCAGGCGGTGTTGCGCTTGGTCGTGATGATGCGCAGTCGGGGCTTGGAGAAGGGCATCCTGGCCTGCTTGAACTCGGCGGCCCACGCACGGTTCAGGCAGTTGGTGAAAGCCTGGAGGAAGTGCTTGTAGGCAGCCGTGCTGCCGCGCTGGATCTCGCCGGGAGCGCAGTTGGAACGCGCGAGCGTCCCCGTCTTGTACAACGGGCTGCTCGTGGCCGCGGCCTTCCCTCGGGGAGGCGCCGCCACCTGCGTGGCTTCCGTCGTGGTGGTGGAGGCCTCGGCGACGCCTGCCGTACCGACGCCGACCATGGCCAGCACCAGACCGGTGGCCACAAGTGACGGGAGTTTCCTAAGGGGGACAGTGTTCATAGTGGGTAAACCCTAGGCCAAGATCGGACAAATCAGGGTGCATTTGACTCCGGTGAGTCATCGCGACGCCCACGAACTAGACTCGATCCGTTGGCGAGTGGATGAGGGGATGATTCCGTGAGCGGGCTGCTGGCCTCGATCAAGGGACCGCACGACGTCAAACGGTTGGCGCCAGAGGAGCTGCCACAGCTCGCCCAGGAGGTTCGTGATCTGCTCGTCGACTCCTGCGCGACGAACGGCGGGCACCTGGGCCCCAACCTGGGCGTGGTCGAACTCACCATCGCGCTGCACAGGGTCTTCGACTCGCCGCGCGATCCGATCGTCTGGGACACCGGCCACCAGTCCTACGTGCACAAGATGCTCACCGGGCGCTCGGACGGCTTCGACGCGCTCAAGCAGGAGGGCGGCCTGTCGGGCTACCCGAGCCAGGCCGAGTCGCCGCACGACTTCGTCGAGAACTCCCACGCCTCCACCGCCCTGTCCTACGCCGACGGGCTGGCCAAGGCGTTCAAGCTGCGCGGCGAGCGCGACAGGGTCGCGGTCGCGGTGATCGGCGACGGCGCGCTCACCGGCGGCATGGCGTGGGAGGCGCTCAACAACATCGCCGCGGTCAAGGACCTGCCGTGCGTGATCGTGGTCAACGACAACGGGCGCTCGTACTCGCCGACCATCGGCGGCCTGGCCACGCACCTGGCCAAGCTGCGGGTCAACCGCCGCTACGAGGACATGCTCGAGTTCGTCAAGAACAAGCTCGGCAATGTCCCCGTCGTCTACGACGCGCTGCACGGCATCAAGAAGGGCGTCAAGGACATCCTCGCGCCCCAGGTGATGTTCGAGGACCTCGGCCTGAAGTACGTCGGCCCGATCGACGGCCACGACGAGCAGGCCGTGGAGGTGGCGCTGCGCAAGGCGCGCGATTTCGGCGGGCCCGTCATCGTGCACGCCCTCACCCAGAAGGGGCGCGGTTACGCTCCGGCCGAGAACCACGACGAGGACCAGTTCCACTCGCCCGGCGCCTTCGACAGGGCCACCGGCGTGGAGAAGCCCAAGGGCCGCATCTGGACCAACGTCTTCAGCGAGGAGCTGGTCGCCCTCGGCAAGGAGCGCGACGACCTGGTGGCGATCACCGCCGCCATGCTCCACCCGACGGGCCTCAACGCCTTCGCCGACGCCTTCCCCGACCGCACCTACGACGTCGGCATCGCCGAGCAGCACGCGCTGACCAGCGCGGCCGGCCTGGCGCTCGGCGGGCTCCACCCCGTCGTCGCCGTCTACGCCACCTTCCTCAACCGGGCCTTCGACCAGTTGCTGATGGACGTCGCCCTGCACCGGCTGCCGGTCACCGTGGTCCTCGACAGGGCGGGCGTCACCGGCGACGACGGCGCCAGCCACAACGGCATGTGGGACCTGTCGATCCTGCAGGTCGTCCCCGGGCTGCGGATCGCGGTGCCGCGCGACGGCGAGCGGCTGACCGAGCTGCTGCGCGAGGCCGTCGCGGTCGACGACGCGCCGACCGTGCTGCGCTTCCCCAAGGGCCCGGTGGCCGCCGGCGTCGAGGCGGTCGGCAAGCTGGGCGAGATGGACCTGCTGCGCAGCGGTGAGCCCGACGTGCTGCTGGTGGCCGTCGGCCCGATGGCGCAGGCCGCGATGGAGGCCGCCGTGCTGCTCGACGCCCAGGGCATCTCCGCCACCGTGGTCGACCCGCGCTGGGTCAAGCCGCTCGACGAGGCGCTCGTGCCGGCCGCCGCCGCGCACAAGCTGGTCGCCGTCGTCGAGGACAACGGCAGGGTCGGCGGCGTCGGCGACGCGGTCGCCCGCCTGCTGCGCGACAACGACGTCGACGTGCCGGTGCGCACCTTCGGCATCCCGCAGGAGTTCCTCGACCACGCCAAGCGGCCGAAGATCCTCGGCTACGCGGGGCTGACGGGACAAGACCTCGCCCGCGACATCACCGAGGCGGTCGCGCGGCGGAGCTCGGCTCTCGAGAACCAGCCCGCCCAGCACTGATCACCCTGCGCACGGCGGCGGTGACGGCCACGATGATCACGGCCGCCACCGCCGCCACGGGCAGCAGCAGCTCGGCGTGCTCGCGCACCACCCCGCCGGCCACCGCGCCGAGCGTCACGTAGGTGCTCACCCAGGCGGTGGCGCCGATCAGCGCCCACGGCATGAACCTCCGGTACGGCATGCCGAGGGCCCCCGCCACCGCGGGGGTGAGGGCGTGCACCACGGGCAGGTAGTAGGCCACCGCCAGCGCCCATCCGCTGCGCTCGAACAGCTCCTCGGCCCGCTCCCACCGCTCCTCGCCGACCCTGCGGCCGAGCCTGCCGTGGCGCAGCCTCGGACCGAGCGCCCGGCCCGCCCGGTGGCCGCCCGAGGCGCCGGCCACGCAGGCCACGACCCCCGCCGCGATGAGCGCCATCGCCTCGGGCGGGCCACCGGCCGTCGTCCCCGCGACGATGAGCAGCGCGTCGCCCGGGACGATCAGGCCGATGCCCACCGAGGCATCCAGGGTGAGGAAGGCGAGCAGGAGCGGCCACAGCAGGACGAGGTCCTGCGCGGCCAGGAGGCCGAGCAGGTCGCCGAACATGCCTCCACCCTGGCGGGACGACAGGGCCGGGCCATCGGGGCGAACCCGGAGATGACCCGGAGAGCTCCCGGCCACCTGGAGGAGCCGCGGCAGGTTTTCCCATGTTTGCGTCGAGGGCGGCTTTCGTCGGCATGATCGCGGATTGCGAGGGAACGATCACCGTGTGGCACAGATACTGAGGACCAAGAGCGTCGAGCAGTCCATCCAGGACACCGAGGCGCCCGAACACCGGCTCAGGCGGCGGCTGTCGGCCGTCGACCTGACCGTGTTCGGCATCGGTGTCATCGTCGGCACCGGCATCTTCGTGCTGACCGGCAGGGTGGCGAGGGAGACCGCCGGGCCCGCCGTCGCGCTGTCGTTCGTGGTCGCCGCCATCGTGTGCGGCCTGGCCGCGCTCTGCTACGCCGAGTTCGCCTCGACGATCCCGGTGGCGGGCTCGGCCTACACCTTCTCCTTCGCCACCCTCGGTGAGTTCCCCGCCTGGATCATCGGCTGGGACCTGATGCTGGAGATGGCGCTGGCGGGGGCGGTGGTCGCGGTCGGCTGGTCGGGCTACTTCACCTCGTTGCTGTCCACGGCCGGCATCGTGCTGCCCGACGTGGGCGTCAACTACCCGGCGATGCTGATCGTGGCGATCCTGACCGGCATCCTGGTGGCCGGGATCAAGCTCTCCTCCAGGGTCAACCTCGCCATCGTGGTGATCAAGGTCACGGTGATCCTGCTGGTCATCATCGCCGGGCTCTTCTTCATCAGAGTGGCCAACTACTCGCCGTTCATCCCGCCCCCCAGGGGCACCCCCGCCGTGGAGGGGATGCGTGCCCCGCTGATCCAGGTGCTGTTTGACATCACCCCGGTCGCCTACGGCTACATCGGCATCTTCTCCGCCGCCGCGATCGTCTTCTTCGCCTTCATCGGCTTCGACATCGTGGCGACCGCGGCGGAGGAGACCATCGAGCCGCAGCGCGACCTGCCGCGCGGGATCATCGGCTCGCTGGCCATCTGCACACTGCTGTACGTCGCGGTCTCCCTCGTCGTGGTGGGCATGCAGCCCTACAGCCAGCTCAGCCAGGACGCGCCGCTGGCCGACGCCTTCACCGCGGTGGGCCAGCCGTGGATCGCCGGCCTGATCAGCATCGGCGCGATCGCCGGCCTGACGACCGTGGTCATGATCCTGATGCTGGGCCAGACCAGGGTGCTGTTCGCGATGTGCCGCGACGGTCTGCTGCCGCGCAGACTGGCCAAGGTGCACCCCCGCTTCGGCACTCCCGCCACGATCACGCTGATCGTGGGGTTCGCCACGATGATCCTGTCCGGGTTCATCTCGCTTGGCGAGCTGGCCGAACTGGTCAACATCGGCACCCTGTTCGCCTTTGTGGTGGTCTCGGCGGGGGTGGTC
This window of the Nonomuraea africana genome carries:
- a CDS encoding sugar ABC transporter permease gives rise to the protein MSKLVAEEAIVTAVRQPSIGNSARAYQERVRGGDMGALPAVLGLVVLCTVFALLRPAFLTPVNFANLFTQGGQITVIAMGLVFVLLLGEIDLSAGFASGVCAAVLAVTLTTMGMPWYVSVLAAVLTGVLIGLVLGVLVAKLGIPSFIVTLAGFLAFQGVLLVLLEEGTNISIRDETILAVANRNLPPLLGWALFLVGVGGYALVQVVRSLKRSRRGLVADPASLIAARVGTLAVIAGVAVYVLNLERSRNPALVSLTGVPIVVPIVLALLVVWTFVLRRTAFGRHIYAVGGNAEAARRAGINVDRIKISAFVICSGIAAVGGIIAASRGASVDPNTGGSQVLLYAVGAAVIGGTSLFGGKGRVLDAVLGGAVIAVIDNGMGLMGYGSSVKFIVTGTVLLLAAGVDALARRRAAAAGLG
- a CDS encoding ROK family transcriptional regulator; this translates as MRAGPSQEEIRRHNLGALLRHVHLGGPTSRAELTSRMGLNRSTIMALTSDLTAAGLVREELPRETGRAGRPSLVVRPESSRVYVFAFDVGPDRLAVARVGLGGVILDRRETVRRRDAFDLEEVVGTLAGFARQMHRKTRSDTVCVGAAAAVSGGVGRSDGVIRYGPNLLGVEAPFGAALAGKLALGLPVSVGNDANLGALAEHTRGVGAGVRDLIYLHGDVGVGGGVIAGGHLLGGHDGFGGEVGHMVVHPGGRLCGCGSHGCLEAEVGERALLEAAGRTTEGPLGRDAVRAVVEAADRGDIVAQAALSRVGDWLGLGVANLVNIFNPEMVIFGGMLREVYLGSAAQVRSRLAIDALPAHRERLRLRTSELADDATLVGAAELAFAQVLADPLEALTRAGG
- a CDS encoding neutral zinc metallopeptidase gives rise to the protein MRFPLLGAVATAALALLLVGGVSVPASAAQDAYPIKGLRLTKSKLYSGGPLKSSACPEKPIAAGDRALAKRYVLAVYECLNRSWSERFAMMGVNFSKPGISFTTRSSATFCDEKVGDAVGVYCTAERRFTIVLDEKVLEYPYDLFLFDTVAHEYGHHVQNLMGITRAFEYEPYSGRKEELEQTRRFELQAECLAGVFIGSVWHSLDRTEADWQELLVLDRESGDEVGKVRDHGKGRNIAAWLERGFRGADPAACNTWTAPAAKVS
- a CDS encoding neutral zinc metallopeptidase, which codes for MRSPLFAVLSGALASLLFAGTAAAGTSGFPPVLTANKVYKTGVMELKECEEQPIQRDDLDGARVYLEFVLDCLNESWSRQLAKANIPWSKPKFGVVSKPGQSVGKCGTFPAGAQALYCPPERKMTVLLDPVILSEPTELFLMEVVAHEYGHHIQELTGMLDVVERTKGKSKARIYDEARRIELQAECFSGAFIGSVWRSLGRRDFDFKYILKVAQAGFDDGVHGKPANIAHWLKKGFDAESPNACNTFSAPKARVS
- a CDS encoding neutral zinc metallopeptidase; amino-acid sequence: MNTVPLRKLPSLVATGLVLAMVGVGTAGVAEASTTTTEATQVAAPPRGKAAATSSPLYKTGTLARSNCAPGEIQRGSTAAYKHFLQAFTNCLNRAWAAEFKQARMPFSKPRLRIITTKRNTACGRWLTGASGVYCSSDRTMYMLITKTELRNPSPVGIGRLMAHEYAHHVQQVAGIMPWYGQVSWRASRAGKLAYSRRLELQAECLSAVFMKSVKDTLPVDEAYYQQIIDWFGEKGASIWPQNDHGSSRNQARWMQRGWDYGAAAACNTWNVSAKYVS
- the dxs gene encoding 1-deoxy-D-xylulose-5-phosphate synthase, translated to MSGLLASIKGPHDVKRLAPEELPQLAQEVRDLLVDSCATNGGHLGPNLGVVELTIALHRVFDSPRDPIVWDTGHQSYVHKMLTGRSDGFDALKQEGGLSGYPSQAESPHDFVENSHASTALSYADGLAKAFKLRGERDRVAVAVIGDGALTGGMAWEALNNIAAVKDLPCVIVVNDNGRSYSPTIGGLATHLAKLRVNRRYEDMLEFVKNKLGNVPVVYDALHGIKKGVKDILAPQVMFEDLGLKYVGPIDGHDEQAVEVALRKARDFGGPVIVHALTQKGRGYAPAENHDEDQFHSPGAFDRATGVEKPKGRIWTNVFSEELVALGKERDDLVAITAAMLHPTGLNAFADAFPDRTYDVGIAEQHALTSAAGLALGGLHPVVAVYATFLNRAFDQLLMDVALHRLPVTVVLDRAGVTGDDGASHNGMWDLSILQVVPGLRIAVPRDGERLTELLREAVAVDDAPTVLRFPKGPVAAGVEAVGKLGEMDLLRSGEPDVLLVAVGPMAQAAMEAAVLLDAQGISATVVDPRWVKPLDEALVPAAAAHKLVAVVEDNGRVGGVGDAVARLLRDNDVDVPVRTFGIPQEFLDHAKRPKILGYAGLTGQDLARDITEAVARRSSALENQPAQH
- a CDS encoding DedA family protein, whose amino-acid sequence is MFGDLLGLLAAQDLVLLWPLLLAFLTLDASVGIGLIVPGDALLIVAGTTAGGPPEAMALIAAGVVACVAGASGGHRAGRALGPRLRHGRLGRRVGEERWERAEELFERSGWALAVAYYLPVVHALTPAVAGALGMPYRRFMPWALIGATAWVSTYVTLGAVAGGVVREHAELLLPVAAVAAVIIVAVTAAVRRVISAGRAGSREPSSAARPPR
- a CDS encoding amino acid permease, with translation MAQILRTKSVEQSIQDTEAPEHRLRRRLSAVDLTVFGIGVIVGTGIFVLTGRVARETAGPAVALSFVVAAIVCGLAALCYAEFASTIPVAGSAYTFSFATLGEFPAWIIGWDLMLEMALAGAVVAVGWSGYFTSLLSTAGIVLPDVGVNYPAMLIVAILTGILVAGIKLSSRVNLAIVVIKVTVILLVIIAGLFFIRVANYSPFIPPPRGTPAVEGMRAPLIQVLFDITPVAYGYIGIFSAAAIVFFAFIGFDIVATAAEETIEPQRDLPRGIIGSLAICTLLYVAVSLVVVGMQPYSQLSQDAPLADAFTAVGQPWIAGLISIGAIAGLTTVVMILMLGQTRVLFAMCRDGLLPRRLAKVHPRFGTPATITLIVGFATMILSGFISLGELAELVNIGTLFAFVVVSAGVVILRRTRPDLPRAFRAPLVPWLPLASVLACLYLMLNLPVATWWRFLLWMVVGVLIYFLYGFRHSTVRGFRADSPKIQDS